A region from the Gemmatimonadota bacterium genome encodes:
- the hprK gene encoding HPr(Ser) kinase/phosphatase: MTAVVTVDRLVERLRDSIALEELTGHDGKGRVVANPDISSPGLALAGFVGRFMSERSQVLGETEITYLASLGDDERRRNLAQFFSFALPVVFITKGLEPPAPLIELARDAGVPVLRTSLKTNEFYRRAKPVIEAVFAPSTTLHGSLADVFGVGVLFTGASGIGKSECVLDLVERRHRLVADDLVLVTRRGNDVLIGRGHELQRHYMEIRGVGLIDIPAIFGIHAVRQQKRIEVVVQLKEWTEGTVVDRTGLDGEVTTILGVELPLITVFLNPGKNITVIAEVIAMNHLLRYSGIDPAEAFNQRLVGHMRQAADVRRYLVEDDE, translated from the coding sequence GTGACCGCCGTCGTCACGGTCGATCGCCTGGTGGAGCGCCTCCGGGATTCGATTGCGCTGGAGGAGCTCACCGGACATGACGGCAAGGGGCGCGTCGTGGCGAACCCCGACATCTCGAGCCCGGGGCTTGCCCTCGCCGGGTTCGTCGGGCGGTTCATGTCGGAGCGGTCGCAGGTCCTGGGTGAGACCGAGATCACGTATCTCGCGTCGTTGGGTGACGACGAACGGCGTCGAAACCTCGCGCAGTTCTTCTCCTTTGCCCTGCCCGTGGTCTTTATCACGAAGGGATTGGAGCCGCCGGCGCCGCTCATTGAGCTGGCTCGTGACGCTGGCGTCCCGGTGCTGCGCACGTCGCTCAAGACCAACGAGTTCTACCGACGGGCCAAGCCGGTTATCGAGGCAGTCTTTGCGCCGTCGACCACCTTGCATGGATCGTTGGCCGACGTCTTTGGAGTCGGCGTGTTGTTTACCGGGGCCTCGGGGATCGGAAAGTCCGAGTGTGTGCTGGACCTCGTCGAGCGGCGGCACCGGCTGGTGGCGGACGACCTCGTCCTGGTGACGCGTCGCGGGAACGATGTGTTGATCGGTCGCGGGCATGAGCTGCAACGGCACTACATGGAGATTCGCGGGGTCGGCTTGATCGACATCCCGGCGATCTTCGGCATCCACGCGGTGCGACAGCAGAAGCGGATCGAGGTCGTGGTGCAGCTGAAGGAGTGGACCGAAGGCACCGTCGTCGACCGGACCGGGCTCGATGGCGAAGTGACGACGATCCTCGGTGTGGAGCTGCCGTTGATCACGGTCTTCCTGAACCCCGGCAAGAACATCACCGTCATCGCGGAGGTGATTGCCATGAACCACCTTCTCCGGTACAGCGGGATCGACCCGGCCGAAGCCTTCAACCAGCGCTTGGTGGGGCACATGCGGCAAGCCGCCGATGTCCGACGCTACCTGGTGGAAGACGATGAGTAG
- a CDS encoding HPF/RaiA family ribosome-associated protein: protein MEITWQAHHAVISDRLKAKASAALDKLERRLDRAVRATVRFEREGTRCRVEIVVTTPRHRPLVAEGNGRYYGPALVVAFKHLEHQVAAEKRTAKDRAHRAARR from the coding sequence ATGGAGATTACGTGGCAGGCCCATCATGCCGTCATCAGTGATCGCCTGAAGGCCAAGGCGTCGGCGGCGCTGGACAAACTGGAACGGAGGTTGGATCGAGCCGTCCGGGCGACCGTGCGTTTTGAGCGGGAAGGGACGCGCTGTCGAGTGGAGATCGTCGTCACGACCCCGCGTCACCGTCCGTTGGTGGCCGAGGGAAATGGCCGCTACTACGGTCCGGCACTCGTGGTCGCATTCAAGCACCTGGAACACCAGGTCGCTGCGGAAAAGCGGACGGCGAAGGATCGCGCCCATCGGGCCGCGCGCCGGTGA